The genomic region GCCTCATCCTTCCGTCAGACCTTCGTCACGCTTGAAGTACATCTCGACCCGGCAAAGCTGGACAAGACAGGCAACCGGGATCCCAAAGAGCTGCGCAAGGCAACGACCTTCGTTTACGCCCCGCTGATCGAGAAAGCGCTAACGAACCTCATCGAACAACGCGGCATCACCATTGAAGGTTTGACCAAGAAAGACACGAAGGGGTTCATTTCGAAAGAAGCGCCAGCCTCCCTCAGAAGCCTCGTCTTGGGCGATCCCTCCAAACTGGGCCAGACCGTGAGCTTTGACATGCTGACGGATGGGCGCATTGACGGCTACTACAAGGGCCGCGTCACAATGGAGACCGCAGAGATCGACCGCAACGTATCTCCGGCACAATTGATGCTTGCCGATGAATTAAAGGAGGCCGGTTTCCTCAAGACCCGGTTCAATTGGGACTTCCTTACCGCGCCCGATGCGTCTGACACACGCCCGGAAGCTGCCGGACTCGGCGTGGCGATTCTGGGCTCTGCTTACATGATGCTGGTTGTTCTGGGCCTTTCCTTGCCGATCGGCGTTGCCGCCTCAATTTATCTGGAGGAATTTGCACCGAGCAATCGGATTACCGATATCATCGAGGTCAACATCGCCAATCTGGCGGCGGTTCCGTCGATCGTATTCGGTATTCTCGGACTTGCGGTTTTCATCAATTATGCAGGACTGCCGCAGTCAGCGCCGATAGTCGGGGGGCTGGTCCTTACGCTGATGACCCTTCCGACGATCATTATCGCAACCCGCGCCGCCCTTAAGGCTGTTCCGCCGTCGATCCGCGAAGCAGCACTGGGTATCGGGGCTTCCA from Salaquimonas pukyongi harbors:
- the pstA gene encoding phosphate ABC transporter permease PstA, translated to MTDTTSASAATTGVRHTGSLLERGDRTRHRHAAEKRFKLLGLVAVALGILALVGLLSSILYNGASSFRQTFVTLEVHLDPAKLDKTGNRDPKELRKATTFVYAPLIEKALTNLIEQRGITIEGLTKKDTKGFISKEAPASLRSLVLGDPSKLGQTVSFDMLTDGRIDGYYKGRVTMETAEIDRNVSPAQLMLADELKEAGFLKTRFNWDFLTAPDASDTRPEAAGLGVAILGSAYMMLVVLGLSLPIGVAASIYLEEFAPSNRITDIIEVNIANLAAVPSIVFGILGLAVFINYAGLPQSAPIVGGLVLTLMTLPTIIIATRAALKAVPPSIREAALGIGASRMQTIFHHVLPLAAPGILTGTIIGLAQALGETAPLLLIGMVAFVREYPSAPPEGFFDPAAALPVQVYNWTQRGDPAFVERASGAIIVLLIFLVIMNGIAILLRRRFERRW